A region of Chitinophaga horti DNA encodes the following proteins:
- a CDS encoding coiled-coil domain-containing protein: MKRIFVFTLLLSIVSVTPIAAQDSTIAALKSVPAKYLSEVSSKSKKFEQKLTKRTEKVLSRFRRQEAKMQQKLSKIDSVAANNIFTRSLDSLGNLKANLHKRTAKYGKALNGQYNGYLDTLTNSLSFLKDSKEFLGKSKAVTDKLNGSLQSVKDLQAKLQYAEQVKTYIRERREQLKNQLSQYTAFSKDLQKLNKEAYYYAQQVREYKEVFKDRKKAEAKALELLQKTKAFNNFMEKNSQLAGLFNMRQLTGGSGMSSADLEQSLAGLQTRTQVEQLIQQRMGGAAAGGSGPNANAAVSQQMDAARAQFDELKKNFPDVDNAAEMPDFKPNEMKTKSFLQRLEFGGNVQFQRSNQYFPTTSDIAGQVAYKFHKNGSAGMGLAYKLGIGTGWDNIAFSNQGVGFRSFVDWKLKGTFFLNGGYEQNYNIPFSSLTELKNADTWTGSGLIGISKKYKISNKLKGTAILLFDFLANTHVPRTDPIKFRLGYNF; the protein is encoded by the coding sequence ATGAAACGCATTTTCGTTTTTACTTTATTATTGAGCATTGTCTCCGTTACCCCGATTGCTGCGCAAGACAGTACGATAGCCGCATTAAAAAGTGTTCCGGCTAAATACTTGTCCGAAGTAAGCAGTAAATCCAAAAAATTCGAGCAGAAGCTGACCAAACGAACGGAGAAGGTCCTGAGCAGGTTCCGCAGGCAGGAGGCAAAGATGCAGCAAAAATTATCTAAGATTGATTCTGTGGCTGCGAATAACATTTTTACCCGTTCACTGGACTCGCTTGGCAATCTGAAAGCAAATCTGCATAAAAGGACCGCCAAGTACGGAAAAGCGCTGAATGGCCAGTACAATGGCTATCTTGATACGCTTACCAATTCCCTCTCGTTCTTGAAAGATTCAAAAGAGTTCCTGGGAAAGTCGAAGGCTGTGACAGATAAATTGAATGGGTCTCTTCAAAGCGTGAAGGACCTACAGGCTAAACTGCAATATGCCGAACAAGTAAAGACTTACATCAGAGAACGTCGAGAACAACTGAAAAATCAGCTATCCCAGTATACTGCATTCTCAAAAGACCTGCAGAAACTGAACAAGGAAGCCTACTATTACGCACAACAGGTACGTGAGTATAAAGAAGTGTTCAAGGACCGGAAAAAGGCAGAAGCCAAAGCACTGGAATTGCTGCAGAAAACAAAGGCCTTTAATAACTTTATGGAGAAGAATTCCCAACTGGCAGGACTTTTTAATATGCGTCAGCTCACTGGTGGTAGTGGCATGAGCAGTGCAGATTTGGAACAGAGCCTCGCCGGACTGCAAACACGCACCCAGGTAGAACAGCTGATACAGCAACGTATGGGCGGTGCTGCAGCGGGCGGTAGCGGCCCCAACGCCAATGCTGCCGTCAGTCAGCAGATGGATGCAGCCCGCGCCCAGTTTGATGAACTGAAAAAAAACTTTCCCGATGTAGATAATGCGGCGGAGATGCCCGATTTCAAACCCAATGAAATGAAGACCAAAAGCTTTCTGCAACGGCTGGAGTTTGGCGGCAACGTACAATTTCAACGCTCCAATCAATACTTTCCTACCACCAGCGACATCGCTGGACAGGTGGCGTACAAGTTCCATAAAAACGGTAGTGCCGGTATGGGCCTGGCTTACAAGCTTGGCATCGGCACCGGGTGGGATAACATCGCTTTCTCTAACCAGGGAGTAGGTTTTCGATCGTTTGTTGACTGGAAGCTGAAAGGCACTTTCTTTCTGAACGGTGGGTACGAACAGAACTACAACATTCCATTTTCAAGTCTTACGGAATTGAAGAACGCCGATACCTGGACCGGCAGTGGACTTATCGGCATCAGCAAAAAATACAAGATCAGTAATAAGCTGAAAGGAACTGCGATCCTGCTGTTCGACTTCCTGGCTAATACCCATGTGCCCAGGACAGACCCAATCAAATTTAGATTAGGATATAATTTTTAG
- the miaB gene encoding tRNA (N6-isopentenyl adenosine(37)-C2)-methylthiotransferase MiaB, translated as MLELVPKTHDEARQGEAYAPAQADTTTYTKKFYIESYGCQMNFNDSEIVASILQEEGFGATRNYEEADLVLLNTCSIREKAEQTVRKRLSEFRRIKDANPGLLVGVLGCMAERLKTKFLEEEKLVDMVIGPDAYRTLPALIEEAETGQKAVNVLLSREETYADISPVRLDSNGVTAFVSIMRGCNNMCSFCVVPFTRGRERSRDAYSVVAEATDLFERGYREVTLLGQNVDSYYWNSPDGSETVNFANLLERVALISPLLRVRFSTSHPKDITDEVLHTMAKYENICKYIHLPVQSGSTRVLSLMNRTYTREWYIKKVERIREILPDCALSTDVITGFCTETEEDHQDTLSMMEFAKYELAYMFAYSERPGTLAARRYTDDIPEDVKKRRLNEIITLHRRHSLEGMQKDVGKTLKILVEGTSKKSEAELYGRTDQNKVVVFPKEHFKKGDYVTVTVHGCTAGTLLGKAVL; from the coding sequence ATGTTGGAACTGGTCCCTAAAACACATGATGAAGCACGCCAGGGAGAGGCTTACGCCCCTGCCCAGGCAGACACTACTACTTATACAAAGAAGTTTTATATAGAAAGCTATGGTTGCCAGATGAACTTCAACGATAGCGAGATCGTCGCCTCCATCCTCCAGGAAGAAGGTTTTGGCGCCACCCGCAATTATGAAGAGGCCGACCTGGTACTGCTCAACACCTGCTCTATCCGCGAAAAGGCGGAACAGACCGTACGTAAACGTCTCAGCGAGTTTCGCCGGATAAAAGATGCTAATCCAGGCTTGCTCGTAGGTGTGCTGGGTTGCATGGCCGAAAGGCTTAAAACCAAGTTCCTGGAAGAGGAAAAGCTGGTGGATATGGTGATCGGCCCCGATGCCTACCGTACGCTGCCAGCGCTCATCGAGGAAGCAGAAACCGGGCAGAAGGCCGTGAACGTTTTGCTGAGCCGGGAAGAAACATATGCAGACATCAGTCCTGTGCGACTGGATAGCAACGGCGTAACGGCCTTTGTATCCATCATGCGCGGTTGTAATAATATGTGTTCCTTCTGCGTGGTGCCTTTTACCCGAGGGCGCGAACGCAGCCGCGACGCGTATTCTGTCGTAGCCGAAGCGACCGACCTGTTCGAGCGTGGCTACCGCGAGGTAACATTGCTCGGCCAGAACGTAGACTCATACTACTGGAACAGCCCGGATGGAAGCGAAACGGTAAACTTCGCTAACCTGCTTGAACGTGTGGCGCTCATCAGCCCGTTATTGCGCGTGCGCTTTTCTACCTCCCACCCGAAAGATATTACGGACGAGGTACTGCACACCATGGCGAAGTACGAAAACATTTGCAAATACATACACCTGCCCGTACAAAGCGGCAGCACACGTGTTTTGTCGCTCATGAACCGAACTTACACCCGTGAGTGGTACATCAAAAAAGTGGAACGTATCCGCGAAATACTGCCCGACTGCGCCCTTTCAACGGACGTAATTACGGGCTTCTGCACCGAAACGGAAGAAGACCACCAGGACACCTTGTCGATGATGGAATTTGCGAAGTACGAGCTGGCTTATATGTTCGCATATTCCGAGCGCCCCGGCACACTTGCAGCGCGTCGTTATACAGATGATATCCCGGAAGACGTTAAGAAACGCCGCCTGAACGAAATCATTACCCTGCACCGCCGCCACAGCCTGGAAGGCATGCAGAAAGACGTAGGTAAGACGTTGAAAATATTGGTAGAAGGCACTTCCAAGAAGTCGGAAGCAGAACTGTACGGTCGTACCGACCAGAATAAGGTCGTGGTATTTCCAAAAGAACACTTTAAGAAGGGCGACTATGTAACTGTTACAGTACACGGCTGCACAGCCGGAACATTGCTCGGCAAAGCTGTGTTATAG